TCGCCGCGCGCACTGCGGGCGAGAGGACTTCACCAGCCGCCTCCAGCTGCTCTATGATGCTCATGGGCCACAATATGTAGTGCTCATGTGAACAAAGTCTACAGTTTTGTACAACCCACTGAACGGTTACGTCGCGGCAACGAGGGCCCAAAGTCCGCCTTCGCGGACTGCACGCGTAGTCGAGTGCACCAGGCCGGCCGAAGCGCGATCGAATTCTCCCTTTCCCCCGCTTGCGGGGGAGAGGGCCGGGGAGAGAGGGCCGCCAGGGGCATGCGCCGGCCTCAATCGAAACGCCCCAAACCTCCTGCCGCCCGCCCGAACGCCGGCCCAACCGAAACGCACCACACTGGCTCCCTTCCCCCGCCCAGTTTGCGGGGGAAGGGCTGGGGATGGGGGGCGCCCGCCCGAGCGCCGATCCTGGCCTCCCACACCGAAGTTCCCCCCTCTCCGCACGCAGTTTGTGCGGGGAGGGGCCGGGGGAGGGGCCTCCGCGTCTAGTCCCGCCCCGCCCGCCTCCCTACATTCCCACCGAATCGACCGTCTCGAAACGCGGCCACGGTTGTGGCCCGTACCGTCGTGACCGTCTCGACCGTAGTTACCGTCGTTACCGTAGTTACCCGAAATCACGCCATGTCCGACCAGATCCGCGTCCGCTTCGCCCCCAGCCCCACCGGCTACCTGCACGTGGGCGGCGCCCGCACGGCGCTCTTCAACTGGCTGCTCGCCCGCCGCACCGGCGGCGTGTTCGTGCTGCGCATCGAAGACACCGACCGCGAGCGCAGCAGCGGCGAAATGACGCAGGCCATCCTGGACGGCATGACGTGGCTGGGCCTCACCTGGGACGAGGGCCCGTTCCACCAGGCCGACGGGCTCGACCGCCACAAGGGCGACGTGCAGCGGCTGCTGGAGCAGGACGCCGCCTACCGCTGCTTCTGCACCCCCGAAGCGCTGAACGCCAAGCGCGAGCAATTGAAGGAGGAGTACCGCTACGACCGCGCGTGCTACCACATCCCACGCGATGAGTCCGCGCGCCGCGCCTCCGCCGGCGAGCCGTTCGCCGTGCGCTTCCGCGTACCCGAGGGCGAGACGGCGTGGGACGACGAGGTGCACGGCGACACGCGCTTCAAAAACGAGAGCATCGACGACTTCATCGTCCTGCGCACCGACGGCACGCCCATCTACAACCTGGCCGTGGTGTCGGACGACATCGACATGCGCATCACCCACGTGATCCGCGGTGACGACCACATCGCCAACACCCCCAAGCAGATCCTGCTCTACCAGGCCATGGGCGCCGCCGTTCCCCGCTTCGCGCACCTGCCCATGATCCTGGGGCCGGACGGGAAGCGGCTCAGCAAGCGCCACGGTGCCACCGCGGTCGGCCAGTACGCGGAGCAGGGCATCCTTCCACAGGCGATGAACAACTTCCTCGCGCTGCTGGGATGGAACCCCGGCGGCGACGTGGAGGTGATGGGGATGGACGAGTTGGCCGAGCGCTTCTCGCTGGAGCGCGTCAACAAGAAGAGCGCAGTGTTCGACACGGCCAAGCTGGAGTGGATGAACGGCCAGCACATCGCCCTCACCCCCGCCGAAGCGCTGCTGCCCCTGGTGGCGCCCGTCCTGGTGCGCGACGGCCTGCTCGGCGAGGCGGACGTCGACGCGCGGCGCGACTGGCTGCTCCGCCTGGTCGAGGAGCTGAAGATCCGGGGCCGCACCATCCACGAGATCGCCGGCCACGCGCGCACCTACCTGGTGGACGAGGTAGAGGAGTACGACGAAGCCTCCGTCGCCAAGCACTGGAAGAACGCCGCCGAAGTGGACCAGCGGCTGGCCGAGGTGCACGAGGGCCTCTCGGGGGTGGACCCGTGGACGCCCGAAGGCATCGACACCGCCCTCCGCGCCGCCGCTGACAAGGCGGGCGTGGGGTTCGGAAAGCTGGCGCAGCCGCTGCGCGTGGCCCTCGTGGGGCAGGCCGCCAGCCCGGGAATCGACTTCGTGGTGCACACGCTGGGGCGCGAGGGGGCGCTGCGGCGCATCGCCCGCGCGCGCGAGAAGCTGGCCGCCATGCAGGGCGCGTGAGCCATCGCGATACGTGATTGTTGACTTCCGGACACTCTGCTCCTAAGTTGCGCCCCAAGGCCAGGTAAGGCGGAAACATCCCGCGCTTCCCACCGCCCGCGCCACGGAAACGTATCGTGCGGCGCGGAAACAACTTGGGACGCCGGAGGGTGGGCGCACGGCACCGTCGCGCCATCCCGTTTCGCGTTTTCCGACCTGAAGTGTGATAGGCGGATTCATGAAGAGTCCGGGACCCTTGGAGGGAAGTACCCCACCCACGTTTCATCCCCGCGGAGGCGGCCATGCCTGAAGCGCTGACCAAGATCGAGCGCCGGATCCTGAACTACCTTGTGGACTACCTCAAGGAGAACACGTATCAGCCGAGCATCCGTGAAATCGGCAAGCGTTTCGGGATCAAGAGCACCAAAACGGTCTCGGAGCACCTCCAGTCGCTGGCCGACAAGAACTTCATCGAGCGCGACGCCTCCCGTTCGCGCGGGGTGAAGATCCTGGGGATGAACCTGTCGCCGGGAGTGGCGAGCGTGCCGCTGTACGGGCAGATCGCAGCCGGCGTTCCCACGCTCCTTCGCGAGGACGTGGTGGAGGAGTTCGAGCTCGACCGCAAGCTGGCCGGCAGCGCCGACGCCTTCCTGCTGGCCGTCACGGGCGACAGCATGACGGGCATGGGCATCGTCGAGGGCGACATGGTGCTGGTGGAGCCGGCGGACGAGGCCGACATCCAGAACGGCGAGATCATCGCCGCGCGGGTGGATGGCAAGGCCACGGTCAAGCGCTACTTCGCCAACAAGGGCCAGGTGGTGCTGGAGGCGGCCAACACCAGCTACGCGCCCATCCTGGTGCACGAGCACAACGACTTCACCATCCTGGGCCGGGTGACGGGGCTGTACCGCCGCTTCACCCGCGCCCACACCGAAGCCATCGTCACCGGCGCGCCCTGAGCGCCGGAGCCGTTCCAGGCGGGGGACCCCGGCGTTTCGCCGGGGTCCCCTTTCGTTTTTATCCGGGCGGGATGCCAAATGATGGGCGAAGAGGCGCGGTGCGAGGAGGACGAAAAGTGGATGCGGCTGGCGCTTGAGCAGGCCGCGCTGGCCGAGGCCCTGGGCGAGGTGCCGGTGGGCGCGGTGGTGGTGCGCGGGGGCCAGCTGGTAGCCACGGGGCACAACCTCACGCATACGCTGCAGGACCCGAGCACCCACGCCGAGATGGTGGCGATCCGCCGCGCCGCCCAGGTGCTGGGCGAGTGGCGGCTGCTGGAGTGCACGCTGTACGTGACGCTGGAGCCGTGCGCCATGTGCTCCGGGGCCATCGTGCTGGCGCGCATTCCGCGGCTGGTCTTCGCCGCGCACGACCCCAAGGCCGGCATGTCGGGCTCGTTGGCCAACCTGGTGCAGCACCCCCTGCTGAACCACCGCGTCCATCTCACCACGGGCGTCCTGGCCGAGCAATCCGGCGACGTTCTGCGCGCCTTCTTCCGCGCGCGGCGCCGCGGCAAGGCCCCGATGGCAGGTGAAGGCAGCCCACCTCCGGGCGAAAGCGGCTGAATCCGACGTGACGCTGCGGCGGATTCAGCCGCCCTTCAGCACTCGCGCTGGCCCAGACTCAGCCCGCCACCGCGCGCCCGAATCACCCTGCCCACACGATCGGCTGGGCTTCCTTCTCTCGTAGCATCCCCAGGATCTGTTCCAGCCACCGCTGGTCCACCTCGTCGAACGCCGCCGGGATGGTGCTGTCCACGTCGAATACGGCGATCAGCTCTCCGCGGGCGTCGAACACCGGCAGTACGATCTCCGACGCCGACGCCGAGTCGCAGGCGATGTGGCCTGGGAACGCATGCACGTCCGGCACGATCACCGTCTCGCGCCGCTCCGCCGCCGCTCCGCACACCCCGCGTCCGAACTCGATGGACAGGCACCCCATCGTGCCCTGGTACGGTCCCACGAGCAGCCGCGTGGGACCGACGCGGCGGTAGAAGCCCGTCCAGAAGTAGTAGGGCAGGGCATTGTGAAGCAGGCACACGATGGTCACCATCGCCGCCACCAGGTCCGGCTCCCCTTCCAGCACCGCCTCGATCTGCTGCGCCACCTCGGCGTAGCGCTCTTCCTTGGCCGCCGCGTCCAGCCTCAACTCCCCCGTCTTTTCCGCCACGAGCGTGTATTCCGCCATCGACTGCCTCGATCCGTGTTGATGTGCCTCGATTCCCATCGATCGCCAGGCCGTGCCCGGGATGCGCCCGCATACACCGCCGCCCCGCATGGGTGCGAGGCGGTGATGAGCGGCGTCGAGATCATCGAGGGAAGGAGCAGAGCGGGCGGTGAGCACGATGGCGCGCGATGCGAGCGGTACTCGCGGGGCGCAGTCCGCAAAGGCGGGCTTCGGGCAGTGGTTGCCGCGACTTCAGTCGCCCCTGCGGGGATGGGTGAGAGCCCCCCGGCCCATCAGCGGTGTCCCGTCCGCAGGACCATTCCCCTCTCCATCAGCTGCTTGAAGCGGCGCAGGTCGTCCCGCAGCATCACCTCGGGCAGCTCGTGGAGCGCGCTGGCGATGGCCTGGCCCACGATGCCGCCCGGCGGATCGAAATCCAGCGCGTGGTGGACGATGGTCTCGCCCGGGCGGGCGCCGGGTGTGAACTCCACGAACCCGCGATGCGGCAGGTCCGAGCCGGGGAGCGTCGTCCACGCGATGCGGCCGGGCCGATCGTCCGTCAGCTCGGATGTCCACTCGATCGTCCGGCCGCGTAGCCCCTCGGCGGTCCACTTCGAGCGCTGGCCGTCCTCGAGCACGTCCACGCGGATGATGCGGTGCATGAACTTCGGGGCGTTGGTGAAATCCCGCCAAAACGCATACAACTCGTCGGCCGAGCGGGCGATCGTGACGGATGCTTGGACCCGGGTGCCCCCGTCCTCGGCCGCGGGCATCGCGTCCGGCGAATCCACCGTCTCTCGAGACGTGTCGATGCCTGCGGCTGAATACAGGTGGCAGTGCCCGGTCACGCCGCGATGCAGCAGCGCGGCGCCAAGCGTGGCGAGCAGCGCGCCGGGCACGCCGCGGCGCCGGGCCCCGGCCAGCGCCAGCGCTCCCCCGCCGAGGGTGGAAACCAGGCGCTCCGTCCTGCCGACGTTCACCTCTCCCCCGAGCGCGTGCGCAAGCGTTGCCCCCACGTTGGCCACGATCCACTCCTCGTCTATCGTCGTTACTGTCCGCCGGATGGCGGCGCGGGAGGGGTGCAAGAGGTATTCCGAGGTGGGTGCGGTAGATGTGCGTTCCGGGGGGTGCGGTGTTCGGGCCGGCGCCCCCCATCCCCAACCCTTCCCCCGCAAACAGCCCCGGGGGAAGGGAGCCAGCCTGGCGCGCTTCGGGGAGTCCGGCGCAATCCCCGGCTGCCCTCTCCCCCCGGCCCCCTCTCCCGCAAGCGGGCGAGGGGGAGAATTCGATCGCGCTCCGGCAGGTGCGGCGCATCGTGTCATCCCGACGGAGCGGCCACGCCGAACCGGCCCTGGCGACGTAGGCGGCAGCGACTGAGGGATCCGCCACACACGCCGCGAGGCGCCCGGCGGTCGTGGAGTGAGCCGGGGCCGCTGTTCCGGGCGTGTACCCCCGAGGAGGGGGTACACGCGAACGACACCCAGTGATGTGTCTGCCGTTCCGGAGTGGGGTCGCGAGGTGTGTGGCGGATCCCTCAGTCGCTGCGAAGTTCGGCGTGTGGGCAGGTAGGTCGGGGCCGCTCCGTTGGGATGACAGCGCGCCGGGGGGGCGGGTGCGCGCGCCTTGGATTCTGCGTGGTGCGATCCTAAGCCGCGGGCACGCTCGGCAGCTGGCTCTGGGTCTCCCCCTCCCCTGCGCAGCGGGGGAAGGGGGCCGGGGGGAGGGGGCTCCCTCAGAGTGAGCGGCAGCCTGTCGAGCCGGGTGGGACCAGGCTCAGAGCACCGCCGGCTCCGGCAACCGGGACTGCGCGGTCTCCTCCACATGGCCGTGCGGATCGCGCTCCGCCAGCGCCGAGGCCGCAGTCAGGACCAGGGCGATCCATAGCGCATCCGCCAGCAGCAGGTGAACG
This genomic interval from Longimicrobium sp. contains the following:
- the lexA gene encoding transcriptional repressor LexA, producing MPEALTKIERRILNYLVDYLKENTYQPSIREIGKRFGIKSTKTVSEHLQSLADKNFIERDASRSRGVKILGMNLSPGVASVPLYGQIAAGVPTLLREDVVEEFELDRKLAGSADAFLLAVTGDSMTGMGIVEGDMVLVEPADEADIQNGEIIAARVDGKATVKRYFANKGQVVLEAANTSYAPILVHEHNDFTILGRVTGLYRRFTRAHTEAIVTGAP
- the gltX gene encoding glutamate--tRNA ligase, which gives rise to MSDQIRVRFAPSPTGYLHVGGARTALFNWLLARRTGGVFVLRIEDTDRERSSGEMTQAILDGMTWLGLTWDEGPFHQADGLDRHKGDVQRLLEQDAAYRCFCTPEALNAKREQLKEEYRYDRACYHIPRDESARRASAGEPFAVRFRVPEGETAWDDEVHGDTRFKNESIDDFIVLRTDGTPIYNLAVVSDDIDMRITHVIRGDDHIANTPKQILLYQAMGAAVPRFAHLPMILGPDGKRLSKRHGATAVGQYAEQGILPQAMNNFLALLGWNPGGDVEVMGMDELAERFSLERVNKKSAVFDTAKLEWMNGQHIALTPAEALLPLVAPVLVRDGLLGEADVDARRDWLLRLVEELKIRGRTIHEIAGHARTYLVDEVEEYDEASVAKHWKNAAEVDQRLAEVHEGLSGVDPWTPEGIDTALRAAADKAGVGFGKLAQPLRVALVGQAASPGIDFVVHTLGREGALRRIARAREKLAAMQGA
- the tadA gene encoding tRNA adenosine(34) deaminase TadA — encoded protein: MMGEEARCEEDEKWMRLALEQAALAEALGEVPVGAVVVRGGQLVATGHNLTHTLQDPSTHAEMVAIRRAAQVLGEWRLLECTLYVTLEPCAMCSGAIVLARIPRLVFAAHDPKAGMSGSLANLVQHPLLNHRVHLTTGVLAEQSGDVLRAFFRARRRGKAPMAGEGSPPPGESG
- a CDS encoding GAF domain-containing protein, with the translated sequence MAEKTGELRLDAAAKEERYAEVAQQIEAVLEGEPDLVAAMVTIVCLLHNALPYYFWTGFYRRVGPTRLLVGPYQGTMGCLSIEFGRGVCGAAAERRETVIVPDVHAFPGHIACDSASASEIVLPVFDARGELIAVFDVDSTIPAAFDEVDQRWLEQILGMLREKEAQPIVWAG
- a CDS encoding SRPBCC family protein — translated: MHPSRAAIRRTVTTIDEEWIVANVGATLAHALGGEVNVGRTERLVSTLGGGALALAGARRRGVPGALLATLGAALLHRGVTGHCHLYSAAGIDTSRETVDSPDAMPAAEDGGTRVQASVTIARSADELYAFWRDFTNAPKFMHRIIRVDVLEDGQRSKWTAEGLRGRTIEWTSELTDDRPGRIAWTTLPGSDLPHRGFVEFTPGARPGETIVHHALDFDPPGGIVGQAIASALHELPEVMLRDDLRRFKQLMERGMVLRTGHR